The sequence below is a genomic window from Aureispira sp. CCB-E.
AACCCAGAATACTTAAAAAAGGTTCAAAATCAAGGTTTTTTATTCAAGAAAAAATTTAAAAATAAAACATAAAAAAATGGCAAAAAAAATTGCAATAAATGGGTTTGGTCGTATCGGGCGACTAACTTTAAGGAATTTAATTGTTAGAGATGACGTAGAAATTGTAGGAATAAATGACTTAACAGATACCGCTACTTTGGCTCATTTATTCGAGTATGATTCATCGCACCGTCGTTTTAATGGGACAGTAGCCGTAGATGGAGATACATTGATTGTAAATGGCAAAAAAATTCCAACATTTTCTAAACGAAATCCAGAAGAGTTGCCTTGGAAAGAGCTAGAGGTAGATGTTGTTTTGGAATGCACGGGTTTCTTTAGAAAAAAAGAACAAGCGATGTTGCACATTAAGGCGGGAGCAAAAAAGGTGCTCTTGTCAGCACCAGCTAAAAGCGATGGCATCCCAACAATTGTGAAAGGGGTCAATGATGCTCTGCTAAAAGGAGAGGATTTAATTGTCTCGAATGCTTCTTGCACAACAAACTGTTTGGCTCCTTTGGTAAAAGTTATAGATGAAAATTGGGGCATTCAATATGGTTTTATGAGTACGATTCATGCTTATACTGCCAATCAAAAATTGCAAGATGCTCCTCACTCTGATTTGCGTAGAGCAAGAGCAGCTGCTCTGAATATGATTCCTACTACAACTGGTGCCGCCAATGCTTTGGCTTTGGTAATGCCTTCTGTAAAAGGAAAAATAAGTGCCTCTAGTATTCGAGTGCCTGTGTCTACAGGGTCTTTGGTAGAATTAGTGTGTGCTTTGGACAAATCTGTAGACGAAGCGACCGTAAACGCCACTTTCCAAGCTGCTGCTGAAGGGGGGTTGAAAGGAATATTGGAGTATTCTGAAAAACCTTTGGTATCAACAGACATTATCTCTAATCCTTCGTCTAGTATTTTTGATGCTCCTTTAACAACCATTCATAATGGTATGCTAAAAGTGACTGCTTGGTATGACAATGAGGCTGGATATTCTGCTCGTCTGGCAGAGTTGGCTACCATGATTTAGATAAATCATTCTTTTATATCTCTGCATCGGTTTGATTGTTATTGTCTTAGGAGTTAGGTTGTTAGTCTATATCTTGACGGGCAATCAAACTGATGTGATTTTTTATAGTTTAGAAGCTGTTATGTGTTTTGT
It includes:
- the gap gene encoding type I glyceraldehyde-3-phosphate dehydrogenase; the encoded protein is MAKKIAINGFGRIGRLTLRNLIVRDDVEIVGINDLTDTATLAHLFEYDSSHRRFNGTVAVDGDTLIVNGKKIPTFSKRNPEELPWKELEVDVVLECTGFFRKKEQAMLHIKAGAKKVLLSAPAKSDGIPTIVKGVNDALLKGEDLIVSNASCTTNCLAPLVKVIDENWGIQYGFMSTIHAYTANQKLQDAPHSDLRRARAAALNMIPTTTGAANALALVMPSVKGKISASSIRVPVSTGSLVELVCALDKSVDEATVNATFQAAAEGGLKGILEYSEKPLVSTDIISNPSSSIFDAPLTTIHNGMLKVTAWYDNEAGYSARLAELATMI